The stretch of DNA CCTCGGTGGTCAGCTTGGCGCCGCCGTCCCAGGGCCGGCCGAGCTCGTTCGGGGCGATGCCGCCCGTGACGATGAGGCCGACACCGCCGCGCGCACGGGTCGCGTAGAACTCCGCCATCCGCCGGAAGCCGTCCGGCGCCTCTTCCAGGCCCACGTGCATGGAGCCCATCAGGACCCGGTTGGGCAGGGTGGTGAAGCCCAGGTCCAGGGGGTTCAGCAGGTTCGGGTAGCGGCTCATGCGGGGCCTCCGTACGGGATGTGTCGTCGGGACCGTTCTAGACGACGCACCACCCTTTGTGCAACTAGTTGCATAAAACCGAGGCACGGACCACACGCGCGCCCGTGACTCCGCCGTCCCACCCTGGATCGGCGCCACCTTCTGATCCCGCGACCGCTTCCGTGCTCCCGTGAGCGCCGCGTCCGAATCCCGCCAGCCGCGCGCCCGCGCAGCCCGCAGACTTGTGGTGTCACCGGGGAAAAGCCACCGGGGCATAGGGAGCAACTGATGACCAAGGTCATGGCCAAGGCCGTCTATACGACCGTCGAGAGCCCGCTGGGTGAGCTGCTGCTGGTCGGCCAGGAGTCGGCCACCGCGAACGGCGGCACCGCGCTGGCCTCGCTGTCCCTGCCGGGGCAGAAGGGCGGCGCCACCGTCCAGGACGGGTGGGTGCGCGACGACGAGGCCTTCGCCGTGATCGCCGGGCAGCTGCGCTCGTACTTCGACGGGACGCGTCAGCACTTCGACATCGAGTACGTGAGCGGCGTCGGCACCGACTTCCAGGAGCGGGTCTGGCACGCCCTTGAGCGCCTGCCGTACGGCACGACCACCACGTACGGGAAGCTCGCCGAACAGCTCGGCGTCTCGCGCGCCGCGGTCCGCGCCCTGGGCACGGCGATCGGGCGCAACCCCCTGCTCGTCGTCCGCCCCTGCCACCGGGTCATCGGCGCCGACGGCTCGCTGACCGGGTACGCGGGCGGCCTGGACGCCAAGCGGCGGCTCCTGGACCTGGAGGCGAAGGGCTAGCGTCCGCCCCGGTGGCCCAGGCGCTCCGAGAGGTCGCCCGCGCCCTTGGCCGCCAGCTCGGCGAGCTCCTGCTCGCGCTGCTCGCTCCAGCGGATCATCGGCACGGAGATGGAGAGCGCCGCGACGACGTGGCCCGCGCTGTCGCGGACCGGGGCGGCCACGCAGCTCACGTCCGGGTTCGACTCGCGGTGCTCCGCCGCGACGCCTCGCTCCCGGATGTCGGCGAGCGCGGAGAGCAGCGCCTCCGGCTCCGTGATGCTGTTCTGGGTCATCGCCACCAACTCGCGTCCCGCCAGGCGGGTTTCGAGCTCGGTCGGGGGCAGCGACGCGAGCAGCATCTTGCCGACCGACG from Streptomyces sp. BA2 encodes:
- a CDS encoding methylated-DNA--[protein]-cysteine S-methyltransferase; this translates as MTKVMAKAVYTTVESPLGELLLVGQESATANGGTALASLSLPGQKGGATVQDGWVRDDEAFAVIAGQLRSYFDGTRQHFDIEYVSGVGTDFQERVWHALERLPYGTTTTYGKLAEQLGVSRAAVRALGTAIGRNPLLVVRPCHRVIGADGSLTGYAGGLDAKRRLLDLEAKG